In Gossypium arboreum isolate Shixiya-1 chromosome 5, ASM2569848v2, whole genome shotgun sequence, a single genomic region encodes these proteins:
- the LOC108451918 gene encoding PHD finger-like domain-containing protein 5A: MAKHHPDLIMCRKQPGIAIGRLCEKCDGKCVICDSYVRPCTLVRVCDECNYGSFQGRCVICGGVGISDAYYCKECTQQEKDRDGCPKIVNLGSAKTDLFYERKKYGFKKR, from the coding sequence ATGGCAAAGCACCATCCTGATTTGATCATGTGCCGGAAACAGCCGGGGATTGCAATAGGACGATTATGTGAGAAGTGTGATGGCAAGTGTGTAATCTGTGACTCTTATGTCCGTCCTTGCACCCTTGTGCGAGTTTGCGATGAATGCAACTATGGGTCGTTTCAAGGTAGGTGTGTTATCTGTGGAGGGGTGGGGATATCCGATGCATATTACTGTAAGGAGTGTACTCAGCAAGAGAAAGATCGCGATGGTTGTCCCAAAATTGTTAATCTTGGGAGTGCTAAAACGGACTTATTCTATGAACGTAAAAAATATGGTTTTAAGAAAAGATGA